The genome window TAAATCCGTACTTTTGGGGGCCTGCTTTCCGGGCGGCAGGCTCCCACCCCTTCTCACCTCCGGCTCCTAATCCACCCGCCTCCCATTCTATGTCCACTGCCGAAACCGCCGCCGACGTGCAAACCAGCGTCGCCTCCCTCAGCAAAGAAGACCTCCTCCATGATTACCGCCTGGGCTGGGAAAGCCGGCAGGCCTCCTTGGCCGGTCGCAAGGAAGTATTTATGGGCAAAGCCAAGTTTGGCATTTTCGGCGACGGCAAGGAAGTGCCTCAGCTGGCCATGGCCCGTGCTTTCCGGGCCGGCGACTGGCGCGCGGGCTACTACCGCGACCAGACCTTTATGCTGGCCATCGGGGAGCTGACTCTGCAGCAGTACTTTGCCCAGCTGTACGCCCACGCCGATGTGGAGGCGGAGCCCTCCACGGCGGGCCGCGCCATGAACGGGCACTTCGGCACCCGCCACCTCGACGAGGATGGCAACTTTAGAAACCTGGCCCAGAGCAAGAATTCCTCGGCTGATATCTCGCCCACCGGCGGCCAGATGCCTCGCCTGGTAGGCCTGGCTTACGCCTCCAAGCTCTACCGCCAGAATCCCGAGTTGCACCAGTTTAGCCAGTTTTCGGTGAATGGCAACGAGGTAGCGTTTGGCACCATTGGCAACGCCAGCACCTCGGAGGGTATGTTCTTCGAGGCCATTAATGCCGCCGGCGTACTGCAGATTCCCATGCTCGTAAGTGTGTGGGATGACCACTACGGCATTTCCGTGCCCGCCGAGTACCAGACGACCAAGCAGAACATCAGCGAAATTCTGAAGGGCTTTCAGCGGGAAGGTGAGGGCCAGGACGGCTTCGAGATTTTCCGGGTGAAAGGCTGGGATTACGCCGGCCTGATTGATACCTACCAGCGCGCCGCCGCGGTGTGCCGCGCCCAGCACGTACCCGTGCTGGTACACGTGCAGGAAGTAACCCAGCCCCAGGGCCACAGCACCAGCGGCTCGCATGAGCGCTACAAGAGCAAAGACCGCCTCTCCTGGGAGGAAGAGCACGACTGCCTGCGTAAAATGCGCGAATGGTTGCTGCAAGAAGGTCACGCTTCGGAAGTTGAGCTCGACCAGATTGAGAATGAGGCCAAAGAAACCGTAAAAATTGCCCGTACAACTGCCTGGAGCGAGTTCTTCAACCCCATTAAGCAGGAGCGCGACGAGGTAGTGCAGCTGCTCAACAAGCTGGTGGCCGAAACCGGCGCCGAAAACAGCCTGCACGAGCTGGTAGAACCCCTAGAGCACAACTCCGCACCCATCCGCGCCGACCTGGTGCGCACCGTGCGCCGGGCCCTGCGCCAAGTGCGCGGCCAGCGCAGCGCCGCCCGCCGCGACCTGCAACACTGGCTGGAGCAAGCCCTGGCCGAAAACGCCGACCGCTACAACTCCTACCTCTTCAGCCAGAGCGAAGAGGCCATCGGCAACATTGAGGAAGTGAAGGCTGAGTTTGCCGCTAACGCCCCCCAGGTGGATGCCCGCGAGGTGCTGCAGGCCTGCTTTGAAGCTAACTTCCAGCGCGACCCCCGCATCTTCGCCATTGGTGAGGACGTAGGCCGCATCGGTGACGTAAACCAGGCCTTTGCCGGTCTGCAGGAAAAATTCGGCGAACTGCGCGTAACCGATACCGGTATCCGGGAGTGCACCATCGTGGGGCAGGGCATTGGTGCCGCTATGCGCGGCCTGCGCCCCATCACGGAAATCCAGTACCTCGACTATCTGCTCTACGCCATCCAAATTCTGAGTGATGACGTGGCCCCGCTGCAGTACCGCACCAAGGGCGGGCAGAAGTCCCCGCTGATTGTGCGCACCCGCGGCCACCGGCTGGAAGGCATCTGGCACTCCGGTTCGCCCATTCAGATGATTCTGGGCTCCATCCGGGGCATGCACCTGTGCGTGCCGCGCAACATGACCCAGGCCGCCGGCTTCTACAACACGCTGCTGCGCAGTGATGAGCCGGCCATCGTCATTGAGTGCCTCAACGGCTACCGCCTCAAGGAGCGAATTCCCAGCAACGTGGGCGAGTTTACCCTACCCCTGGGTCAGCCCGAGACGCTCAAGAAAGGCAACGACCTTACCATCGTAACCTACGGTTCCATGTGCCGCATTGTGCTGGATGCCGCCAAGCAGCTGGAGGAAGTGGGGATTAACGTAGAGGTAATCGACGTGCAGACCCTGCTACCCTTCGATGTAGACCACGTCATTGCTGACAGCTTGCAGCGTACTAACCGCGTGCTGTTCGCCGACGAGGACGTGCCCGGGGGCGCAACCGCCTACATGATGCAGCAGGTGCTGGACGAGCAGCAGGCCTACCGCTTCCTCGACTCCCAGCCGCGCTGCCTAGCAGCCCAGGCCCACCGCCCGCCCTACGGCTCCGATGGTGACTACTTCAGCAAGCCCAACGTGGAGGACGTATTTGATGCCGTGTACGAAATGATGCAAGAGGCTGAACCCAAGCGCTTTCCGGCCATCTACTAGGTAGCCCACAAACAGTCGGCCCCGGCCCTGGGTAACCAGAGCCAGGGCCGACTGTTTCGTAGCGGAGTGCTGGGTTTAGCGAATGGTAATCGGATCGGTCACGATTTCATTGCTCTCGTGCAGGGCACGGTCCACAATCTGCACTTTAAAGCGAACTACGGCGCCAGGGGCAAAGGAGCCTTGGAAGAAGTTTTGGCCAAACGTCAATTC of Hymenobacter sublimis contains these proteins:
- a CDS encoding alpha-ketoacid dehydrogenase subunit alpha/beta, giving the protein MSTAETAADVQTSVASLSKEDLLHDYRLGWESRQASLAGRKEVFMGKAKFGIFGDGKEVPQLAMARAFRAGDWRAGYYRDQTFMLAIGELTLQQYFAQLYAHADVEAEPSTAGRAMNGHFGTRHLDEDGNFRNLAQSKNSSADISPTGGQMPRLVGLAYASKLYRQNPELHQFSQFSVNGNEVAFGTIGNASTSEGMFFEAINAAGVLQIPMLVSVWDDHYGISVPAEYQTTKQNISEILKGFQREGEGQDGFEIFRVKGWDYAGLIDTYQRAAAVCRAQHVPVLVHVQEVTQPQGHSTSGSHERYKSKDRLSWEEEHDCLRKMREWLLQEGHASEVELDQIENEAKETVKIARTTAWSEFFNPIKQERDEVVQLLNKLVAETGAENSLHELVEPLEHNSAPIRADLVRTVRRALRQVRGQRSAARRDLQHWLEQALAENADRYNSYLFSQSEEAIGNIEEVKAEFAANAPQVDAREVLQACFEANFQRDPRIFAIGEDVGRIGDVNQAFAGLQEKFGELRVTDTGIRECTIVGQGIGAAMRGLRPITEIQYLDYLLYAIQILSDDVAPLQYRTKGGQKSPLIVRTRGHRLEGIWHSGSPIQMILGSIRGMHLCVPRNMTQAAGFYNTLLRSDEPAIVIECLNGYRLKERIPSNVGEFTLPLGQPETLKKGNDLTIVTYGSMCRIVLDAAKQLEEVGINVEVIDVQTLLPFDVDHVIADSLQRTNRVLFADEDVPGGATAYMMQQVLDEQQAYRFLDSQPRCLAAQAHRPPYGSDGDYFSKPNVEDVFDAVYEMMQEAEPKRFPAIY